The Vanessa atalanta chromosome 2, ilVanAtal1.2, whole genome shotgun sequence DNA window GTAAAAATCACAGGCGTTCATACTTCATTCATCTAACATATTACGACTTGTAGAACAAggtcaaattattaaatgtaattatatcgtCCTGAGTTCTGTAATCtgaaaatattgtgttaaatgTCACGATGCATCAAAgaatccaaatcaaaatataatttattcaaatattataatatattttttaattatagaatcaTTACATTTTCTTATGGAGAATCAAAATAAGAACATTACAACCGGACTGGAACTAGAAAATATCTTGGCATTTAAAGAGCTGGTAAAAAACCCTCAACTAGTTTATtcttgtctaatttcaatttttgAATTGGCatgtattaaaatgaatgtaaaacaatcatcggttcgaaatgtaaaaaaaagtaaaataaatatataacgatcACAAGCATAAAAATCAAGAATGCAACTTGACGTTCTATTATCATacaaataatcatatatatagtatttatgtataaagtatGTTACCGGAAATCTGTATAATCCAGGTAttctatacaatataaataacattcatcacgagatctccgaaactataattacgattgatttgaaatttagcaaaattattcatttaaaatactcagaaaaggatttttggaaatacTTTTTAGGGTGAAAAATGGTTAATAAGTCGGGATTTGCATCTAGTGTCACACATTATCACTAAAACAATTTTGGACGACCAAATGCCTGTCACAATTTTTCGTTaagtattctaataaaatttcactataaactaaaatataaaataactactaGCACCCAGTGTCAGGGCGTTGATATAtttgcatatacatataaatgagaTGTCATCAACCCAATGATAAGTCTCACCATAAATTTAAGATAGGTGATATATGTAAATTagtttaacgaaatattttaaccaTTAAAACGTAACAGGTGTGTTCAATAAAACGGAGACCAAAAACataataactaaaactaaaaaacttATATGTCATGTTAATTACTATATAAGTCTGAAGATGaggatattatttatgtttgtttgtcaCTTGAAGGAATCAgaacgttttataaaataatttagtgaaATATGTTTGTAGATCGTGTAACGTTCTCAAAACGAAACGAAACTTTTTTTGTGAATAAGTTTCAAAATCTGctcttattaaaaacaatttgtatgTAACGTATATGTAAGTAAAGTGCATGAAAAAAGTTTGTAGCTATGCAAAAGAAAAAGGTAtggttctatataaaaaaacgtaatgCTCCATACTCGCCGGCGGAAATATCCTCTTCTCCAGCTTCTCGAGCTCCCTCTGGCGCTCCTCGAACCTCTGCGCGTAGAAGGCGCGCTCAGCCACGCGGCCGTGCTCGGCGCCGTGCGCGCGCGCTGCCTCCGCCGCCGACGCGCACGACGCACGCACGCGCATCTCCGCCGCCTCCTCGCGCACCACCTGCCGACACACGAGCGCGAATCTGTTTCAGGAACGACTTACTTCCCTGATCCGCTCTTAGTAATGAACAGGATCTTTGGCTCAATGCGGGACATGTTCACGATCGAGTACGTGAAAGCTGTACAGAAGACATTGACAGAATTGAAAATGAAGTCagaaacatttcatttaaatatttgtcaagtAAATAAGGAATCAAATCCAGAAAGAAGTACATTGAAATCGCTGTATTCAAGGCAAAACACAAATGGGATGATcggtatttaataattagacaTACACAAAATAACCTAATTAATATTGCTTAACGATTTGTAGTATTAGTTGCtttatttctatacatatatgtatattgtctcTACGAGTTTAAGTAACTGAACACCTTAATGGTTGGATGATTAAGATGGATAGAAATGTTGGTACTGCGATCgggaagtaaaaaaaattatccttatTTCACTCGTAGTGAAGTATAGCCGGGCAgcttttatatctatattattcaaattacctctaatttttttatttcctcattttgtttttttaatagatccTCTATACGCGAAAGGGAACTTTCGAATTTCACTGAATCTTCGACAAGGGCCTGTCTGTAACACAAatgaatatatcaatataataaccATCTTAATTTGAGATGCTTTTACATACAATCTCatcaatacaagattaataaataaatacaatatcaattaccttatcgaaaaatattttttcttaaccaGTTCCGCTTCGGTCCATTGTATTAGGACTTTGTGTATTTCGTTTTCGAGATGAGATACATTCTGAAAGTTCACAACACCTTCCAAGTCTCAAGTTATAGTTATGTGACGTGCCATAACGTCTGCATATCTTCACATAAACCTAccttaagtaatatattaccATAGGAGTGGATTTACTTTTTTGACGTTGCAACAAAAGAGGTCGCGGAGTCACGTAAAAGATGTTTTTATAAGTCATATATTACCTAATATATTTGGATTCATGGCGACCATATCGTGACCGCGTGCATGTGAACAGGCACTTAGgagcataagatgaattataattcattattaagacatgttttaccaaaatattataacatagaaATGtagatttaaagttaatatttatgatgattCATGGTGACCAGTGTGTAGTTAAGCTGAACGAACAAActtacaatacatttataatatcagtagttatgttattgttatcCGGACGTATTTTTACCTTTCTTGCTCTCGTCGTTATTTTCGATTTAACTAAATCGCTCTTAGTGCTTTCGATGAGCAACGTCTCGTACTCTTTCTCGAGATTCCGAAGCCTCTTCTTTTTACTTCCCTTTTCGTATTTAAGTAAATCTAACATCTTTCGTTGTTCGATTACTTTTAAGTCGAGATTGTGTATCAGCTGAAATGAAAAAAGGTTTCCAACTATTTTTACTAGGATACTTtttggatgattttttttacaaaatcttaTTAGATGTATCGTTAATttcttaatactttatattttcaaaattggcTTGATgtaccaataataattatgtccgAAAATTTTCAAATTCTACATCCCTTTGTAGAATATGATCATGCAGCATTCATTCAGCCGTTCCATGCGTTCATgatatgtaggtacataatttaatttgtctatttataaattaagtgtaTTTATTAGGTTAATGTGTGtagatttatttgaatattagacCTGTCCTTCACCGGGAACAGCCTGTATTGTAACTGATTCGAGGATTACATAAATGAGTCGGAAGATCTAAGCTTTACAGTGCGCAACTCAACTGCTGGCGAATACTCAAAATTGAATCTTAGATTGTTACATTGGCGAAGAATGATGAGGGATCGcccttatttttaaaactggtAGTACTGCTTTCATGTAAAATGCACATGTTTCTGTCTCATTAGTCCAAAGTTTGACTTTGTCGAGAATGTTTGACTTGTTCGGGCGTCAAGACttattgttgtttaataaaGATTTGTTAATCACAATAATTTTGAGGATGTCTTACTTTATCAGCAGTTTTATTGCCTATAGGGCAGACGTCGTTGAGGAATTTCTTGATTTGGGCCTCCTCGTCGCCTACCACCTGCCTCGCCTGGGCCAGTTCCGCTAGCCTCAGTCGTACCTCCTTCTTAAGCGTGTCTATTAGATCGCTGTTCTGCTTTTTCTCGGCTTCGTTTTCCTCATAGTGAGATTTCCTTTGACCCTctagaaatatgaaataaaaataatccacGTAGGTTAAGtataactgaaattaatattcGATTACGATGTGTATGAGATTGCCATGTGCCAATGAGTCATCTATGATAGTATGTCGCTCATAGACCCCATAATTAATATGTTCGAACGAACAAAATTCAAAGAACACTGAAAGAATATCATATCGCGGTAATGGATTACCAACCACTGTGTACTGGATGTCATATTCCTTGTAACATCTGTTACACTAGGTTAGAATAAAAGGCGTGTGATCACAAGATcagataaaattaacattagttCAGGTAGTAAGACGTTTGtgactaatgtaatgtaaacagtCTGGAAATATCCCTCTGTTGGACTCATTTTAAGGATGATCAGTATGCTGTTAAAATACACTCATAAAAGACTAGCCGttacatgctggtttcctcacaatattttctttaaccGCTGAGCACGATAAAccaattaagcatatgaaaattcagtagctGTTCCTTGGGTTGAATCTGCATTCAAtgtttaagattcacgcgttgtCACAACTAAGCCACTCCGGCTCATTTGAAtactttattctataaatactgAATTAGTAAATTTCAGTatcctattttttaattagtttgtcGTTCAACTATTGTTCTACATAGTCGTTAGTCTGAAATAACGATCTAATCAACATAATAGTAAACAATTACGCTAAGTTATTAAGTAAtcgttaattatattagtacgaTACGAACTCCTTAATTGATAATCATTCGCGTCATACTAATGTTGGATAGCTTAtgatgcttttattttaatttattatatgatgactttcatataatatttgttatactgTGTATTTAAGAAGTTTgtgttaagtttaataataagtatataaaatactgttcttgtaaattataaatctgatgagccttttttatttataataagtaggtaAACTGAGAAatggtactgtaaaaaatatttttcaatttagagTACTAAGAATTTATATCTCTTGGCTCATGGGCCAATTACACTGGTCCACTCGCCCTTCGAAGTGTTTGTGTGTGATGTTATCTACCAGATGGGCTTACAGTTTGGCCCGTCACCATGTCAGAGCGTTCTGATGGTAGGTTATCACGGACTGCTAACCGTTCATTGAACGGTAACTACCATTAAAATGAAtagtatcaatattttaatgaattcacACGAGCAGGTATTGTTAGTGTTTAgacattacttattataaatactatgtaaAAGCGAACAGACCTGATAGTTGGATTTTCTTTTTGATTTCAAAGATTTTCGAATTTATAGTCGTTAGCTTGTCCTCCGTTTCTATTTCGAACGGGTGTTTCTGGTAACAAGTCaccatttttagtttttataacgtTTTGAATTGTCAACGAATCTCAATACTATTTTCTGTACAACATATTATGCCGTAGCAACGACATTATTGATCAAATGATGGAAAATCTAatacttcat harbors:
- the LOC125074018 gene encoding myosin-3 codes for the protein MVTCYQKHPFEIETEDKLTTINSKIFEIKKKIQLSEGQRKSHYEENEAEKKQNSDLIDTLKKEVRLRLAELAQARQVVGDEEAQIKKFLNDVCPIGNKTADKLIHNLDLKVIEQRKMLDLLKYEKGSKKKRLRNLEKEYETLLIESTKSDLVKSKITTRARKNVSHLENEIHKVLIQWTEAELVKKKYFSIRQALVEDSVKFESSLSRIEDLLKKQNEEIKKLEVVREEAAEMRVRASCASAAEAARAHGAEHGRVAERAFYAQRFEERQRELEKLEKRIFPPATRPVRQESARSTEGDAVTEEQSAAAQMEEMFQRLMKLTGVNEAEEVFDRFRAQRETSKRLNYLQQTTEEEKLQLEQTQTSLMAELEGYKFASVKDKDEGQEEITELKAKIDEEEKNYRELQEKFDNLETFLLEIKRLLYDLCKLLDVIGEPALPEWTAEARDVSATLSALAHRYAQARARADTLARTHAHTVAGASNTTSGAPSVTGVSARSPSTLKESEKILPTYKELVTREPVKAPPSDEEEDIPSRCYLKRQAQLIVDTKCRRKGFRTPYPRK